One part of the Falco peregrinus isolate bFalPer1 chromosome 14, bFalPer1.pri, whole genome shotgun sequence genome encodes these proteins:
- the CSNK2A2 gene encoding casein kinase II subunit alpha' isoform X3 produces the protein MYELLKALDYCHSMGIMHRDVKPHNVMIDHQQKKLRLIDWGLAEFYHPAQEYNVRVASRYFKGPELLVDYQMYDYSLDMWSLGCMLASMIFRKEPFFHGQDNYDQLVRIAKVLGTDELYGYLKKYHIELDPHFNDILGQHSRKRWENFIHSENRHLVSPEVLDLLDKLLRYDHQQRLTAKEAMEHPYFYPVVKEQSQPSSENAVLSSGLTTAR, from the exons CACAGCATGGGGATCATGCACAGGGATGTCAAACCCCACAACGTCATGATAGACCACCAACAGAAAAAG CTGCGGCTCATAGACTGGGGTCTAGCCGAATTCTACCATCCAGCTCAGGAATACAATGTCCGTGTGGCCTCTAGGTACTTCAAAGGACCGGAGCTCCTTGTGGACTACCAA atGTATGACTACAGCTTAGACATGTGGAGCTTAGGCTGTATGCTGGCAAGCATGATCTTCCGAAAGGAGCCCTTCTTCCACGGCCAGGACAATTATGATCAA CTGGTTCGCATCGCAAAGGTCCTGGGCACAGATGAGCTGTATGGGTATCTCAAGAAATACCACATAGAACTGGACCCACACTTCAATGATATCCTGGGCCA GCATTCCCGGAAGCGCTGGGAGAACTTCATCCACAGTGAGAACAGACACCTGGTCAGTCCTGAAGTCCTAGACCTCCTGGACAAGCTCCTGCGATATGACCATCAACAAAGGTTGACTGCGAAGGAGGCGATGGAGCACCCCTATTTCT ATCCAGTGGTGAAGGAGcagtcccagcccagctctgaaaACGCTGTGCTCTCCAGTGGCCTGACAACAGCGCGATGA